One segment of Acropora muricata isolate sample 2 chromosome 8, ASM3666990v1, whole genome shotgun sequence DNA contains the following:
- the LOC136926872 gene encoding uncharacterized protein produces MASGKQNFPSFASIVSVLSIVFYCAGFLRVEFELHESKDRIVSLERASGNQPRTSEPSHAPTTKNVADRELELFRVKRRHVESTHSSCMSCSPGPPGPPGPKGETGSKGKRGQRGRNGNKGDQGIMGSPGRSGKQGIMGPQGIIGQKGQKGDVGPLGMHGAKGEPGESISAPAVSVSPAKLTVNEGSSASFQCSVIGNPEPAVTWSRVNSQSVLSQSVVSGGMLRLRNVKGSDAGIYRCSATNILGNAQKHTQLVVNVRPKVSIHPGPLHAIEGSNVTLPTCNVTGHPSPVVTWSKSFGQLPQGRVESNNSFFSLRDVHKSDSADYFCEATNKLGKDVQKTLLVVVSLPRFTIKPPPKIKGRIKTNLTLNCSATGDPQPVISWKRQGSQLPVRRSQQIDGALVITDVQREDAGNYICVATSAAVFERETGVMVEVPPPQDCFDLLRTGQTQSGVYSFDPDGKGPFDVYCDMRTDGGGWTVFQRRQNGSVDFYREWNDYKSGFGQLTAEFWLGNDKIHRLIASRASSLRVELEDWNGVRVFAKYGQFYIGDEKDRYRLKVSSYSGTAGDSLAYHSNWWFTTKDRDNTNWGSYCAKTNSGGWWYDECQYSNLNGKYLGNKQDYQGIQWDGFRGTRSLKFSEMKLRPSS; encoded by the exons ATGGCTTCAGGGAAGCAGAATTTCCCTTCCTTCGCGTCCATCGTTTCTGTTCTTTCAATAGTGTTTTATTGCGCTGGATTTCTAAGGGTTGAATTTGAATTGCACGAGTCCAAGGATAGAATTGTTTCTCTTGAGAGGGCTTCTGGAAATCAGCCACGCACGAGCGAACCCAGCCATGCACCGACAACAAAGAATGTTGCTGACAGAG AGCTTGAGCTTTTCAGAGTGAAAAGACGTCATGTAGAGTCAACTCATTCTTCCTGCATGTCTTGTAGCCCAGGTCCTCCCGGTCCACCTGGACCGAAAGGAGAAACTGGTTCAAAGGGAAAGAGAGGCCAAAGGGGAAGAAACGGAAATAAAGGAGATCAAGGAATTATGGGATCGCCTGGAAGGAGTGGTAAGCAAGGCATCATGGGACCTCAAGGAATAATCGGACAGAAAGGGCAAAAAGGAGACGTGGGACCGCTAGGCATGCATGGAGCTAAAGGGGAACCTGGTGAATCGATTTCAGCTCCAGCGGTTTCTGTTTCCCCTGCAAAGTTGACAGTGAACGAAGGAAGCTCAGCCTCGTTTCAGTGTTCAGTCATCGGAAATCCTGAGCCTGCAGTAACGTGGAGCAGAGTGAACAGTCAGTCAGTTCTTAGCCAGTCAGTGGTATCTGGAGGAATGCTTAGGTTGCGAAATGTAAAAGGAAGTGACGCGGGTATTTATCGATGTTCAGCGACAAACATCCTTGGAAATGCTCAAAAACACACCCAACTGGTAGTAAATG TCCGTCCGAAGGTTTCCATTCATCCGGGACCTCTTCACGCCATTGAAGGAAGTAACGTCACTCTTCCAACTTGCAACGTGACTGGTCATCCCTCACCGGTAGTCACCTGGAGTAAGTCGTTCGGTCAGTTACCTCAGGGAAGGGTAGAGAGTAACAACAGTTTCTTCTCACTTCGTGATGTCCATAAAAGTGATTCTGCCGACTACTTTTGTGAGGCTACAAACAAGTTGGGGAAAGACGTTCAGAAGACTCTCTTAGTTGTGGTTTCCCTCCCTCGGTTTACTATTAAGCCGCCTCCCAAGATTAAGGGACGTATTAAGACCAACCTGACTTTGAACTGCAGCGCTACTGGTGATCCTCAACCAGTCATCAGCTGGAAACGGCAAGGCTCTCAACTGCCAGTTCGACGAAGCCAGCAGATTGATGGCGCCTTAGTCATTACGGATGTTCAAAGAGAGGATGCGGGAAATTATATTTGCGTTGCAACCAGCGCTGCAGTGTTTGAAAGAGAAACTGGTGTAATGGTCGAGGTTCCGCCGCCTCAAG ATTGCTTCGATCTGTTGAGAACGGGTCAAACTCAGAGTGGAGTTTACTCTTTTGACCCAGACGGTAAAGGGCCCTTTGATGTTTATTGTGACATGCGCACTGATGGTGGAGGATGGACCGTGtttcaaagaagacaaaatggCTCGGTAGATTTCTACCGGGAATGGAACGATTACAAATCAGGCTTTGGTCAACTGACGGCTGAGTTCTGGTTAGGAAACGACAAGATCCACAGGTTGATTGCCTCTAGAGCCAGCTCTCTACGAGTGGAGCTCGAGGATTGGAACGGAGTCAGAGTGTTTGCCAAATATGGTCAGTTTTACATCGGTGACGAGAAGGATAGGTATCGACTTAAAGTGAGTTCATATTCAGGGACAGCAGGAGATTCGTTAGCTTATCATAGTAACTGGTGGTTTACCACAAAAGACAGAGATAATACAAATTGGGGAAGTTACTGTGCCAAGACGAATAGTGGTGGCTGGTGGTACGATGAATGCCAGTACTCCAATCTAAACGGAAAATACCTGGGAAATAAACAAGATTACCAAGGAATCCAGTGGGACGGATTCAGAGGCACTCGTTCATTGAAATTCAGTGAAATGAAACTGAGGCCATCATCTTAG
- the LOC136926567 gene encoding uncharacterized protein: MASEKQNFPSFASIVSVLSIVFYCAGFLRVEFELNEFKKRIGSLESASENLLRTGKPGYTPTTKNVPDRELERFRLKRRHVESTQSSCLSCSPGPPGPPGPKGEKGSRGKKGTKGDQGIMGSPGKSGKQGIMGPRGIIGQKGQKGDLGQQGIPGAKGEPGGSISAPTIAVSPAKLTVNEGSSASFQCSVTGNPEPAVTWSRVNSQSLLSQSAVSGGMLRLRNVKGSDAGIYRCSATNILGNAKEDSQLVVNVHPTVSIHPGPLHAIEGSNVTLPICHVTGHPTPLVTWKKAFGQLPQGRVESNNSVITLFDVQKSDSADYVCTATNMLGKALQRTLLVVVSLPQFIVKPPAQIVGAIGANMTLNCSATGDPQPVISWKRQGSQLPVGRSQQIDSALVIREVQKEDAGNYICVATSAGVFVRETGAMFEVRSPKDCSDVLKSGQTHSGVYSIDPDGKGFFDVYCDMRTNGGGWTVFQRRQDGSVDFYRGWNDYKSGFGQLRAEFWLGNDKIHRLTASRASSLRVELEDWNGVRVYANYGQFNIGDEQAQYRLKVSSYSGTAGGDSLAYHNNMAFTTKDRDHDKYRRANCAVSFTSAWWYNRCQYSNLNGKYLGNKEDKRGIRWNGFRGTLSLKFIEMKLRPSSYMVQIEGIFKVIQGYVEVFSKSSLPQRVLRRNMSTKKQNLPSFASIVSVLSIVFYCAGFLRIEFELSEYKNRIDSLERASGNQPRTSEPSHAPTTKNVPDRELEFFRVKRRHVESTHSSCMSCSPGPPGPPGPKGEKGSRGSRGRRGKNGNKGDQGIMGSPGRSGKQGIMGPRGIIGQKGKKGDVGPLGMPGAKGEPGESISAPAVSVSPAKLTVNEGSSASFQCSVSGNPEPAVTWSRVNSESGLSQSAVSGGMFRLRNVKGSDSAIYRCSATNILGNAHQDTQLVVNVRPTVSIHPGPLHAIEGSDVTLPTCSVTGHPSPVVTWSKSFGQLPQGRVEGNNSVLSLRDVQKSDSADYFCEATNKLGKDVQKTLLVVVSFPRFTVTPPAKIVGSIGANMTLNCSATGDPQPVISWKRQGSQLPAGRSQQIDGALVIKDVQKEDAGNYICVATSASVFDVERVTYVELQEPKAADCSDLLKSGQTQSGVYSIDPDGKGSFDVYCDMRTDGGGWTVFQRRQDGSVDFYQGWNDYKSGFGNLRAEFWLGNDKIHRLTASRVSCSLRVELEDWNGVRVYAKYGGFNIGDEQAKYRLEVNSYSGTAGGDSLAYHNNMAFSTKDRDYDNYSGNCAVSFTGAWWYNACHNANLNGKYLGNKRDNRGIRWSAFRGSLSLKSIEMKLRSSS; this comes from the exons ATGGCTTCAGAGAAGCAGAATTTCCCTTCCTTTGCTTCTATCGTTTCTGTTCTGTCAATAGTGTTTTATTGTGCTGGATTTCTCAGGGTTGAATTTGAATTGAACGAGTTCAAGAAGAGAATTGGTTCCCTTGAGAGCGCTTCTGAAAATCTGCTGCGGACAGGTAAACCCGGCTATACACCGACAACAAAGAATGTTCCTGATAGAG AGCTTGAGCGTTTCAGACTGAAAAGACGTCATGTAGAATCAACTCAATCCTCCTGCTTGTCGTGTAGCCCAGGCCCTCCCGGTCCACCTGGACCAAAAGGGGAAAAAGGATCCAGGGGAAAGAAAGGAACTAAAGGAGATCAAGGGATTATGGGATCGCCTGGAAAAAGTGGAAAGCAGGGCATCATGGGACCCCGAGGAATAATTGgacaaaaaggacaaaaaggagACTTGGGACAGCAAGGCATACCTGGAGCTAAAGGGGAACCTGGTGGATCAATTTCAGCTCCAACGATTGCTGTTTCCCCTGCAAAGTTGACAGTGAACGAAGGAAGCTCAGCGTCGTTTCAGTGTTCAGTCACCGGAAATCCTGAGCCTGCAGTAACGTGGAGCAGAGTAAACAGCCAGTCACTTCTTAGTCAGTCAGCGGTATCTGGGGGAATGCTTAGGTTGCGAAATGTAAAAGGAAGTGACGCGGGTATTTATCGTTGTTCAGCTACAAATATCCTTGGAAATGCTAAAGAGGACTCCCAACTGGTAGTAAATG TACATCCAACGGTTTCCATTCATCCGGGACCACTTCACGCCATTGAAGGAAGTAACGTTACTCTCCCAATTTGTCACGTGACTGGTCATCCAACACCGCTCGTAACCTGGAAAAAGGCGTTTGGTCAATTGCCTCAGGGAAGGGTGGAGAGTAACAACAGTGTTATAACACTTTTTGATGTCCAAAAAAGTGATTCTGCTGACTACGTCTGTACTGCGACTAACATGTTAGGAAAAGCTCTTCAGAGGACTCTCTTAGTTGTGGTTTCGCTTCCTCAGTTTATTGTTAAGCCACCTGCGCAGATAGTAGGAGCTATTGGGGCCAACATGACCTTGAACTGCAGTGCTACTGGTGATCCTCAACCAGTCATCAGCTGGAAACGGCAAGGTTCTCAACTGCCAGTTGGACGAAGCCAGCAGATTGATAGCGCCTTAGTCATCAGAGAAGTTCAAAAAGAGGACGCAGGAAATTATATCTGCGTTGCAACCAGCGCTGGAGTGTTTGTCAGAGAAACTGGGGCAATGTTTGAGGTTCGGTCGCCTAAAG ATTGCTCAGATGTGTTAAAATCAGGTCAAACTCACAGTGGAGTTTACTCTATTGACCCAGACGGTAAAGGATTCTTTGATGTTTATTGTGACATGCGCACTAACGGTGGAGGATGGACCGTGTTTCAGAGAAGACAAGATGGCTCGGTAGACTTCTATCGGGGATGGAACGATTACAAATCAGGCTTTGGCCAGCTCAGGGCTGAGTTCTGGTTGGGAAATGACAAGATCCACAGGTTGACTGCCTCTAGAGCCAGCTCTCTTCGAGTGGAGCTGGAGGATTGGAACGGAGTCAGAGTGTATGCCAATTATGGTCAATTTAACATCGGTGACGAGCAGGCGCAGTATCGACTGAAAGTGAGTTCATATTCAGGGACAGCAGGAGGAGATTCGTTAGCTTATCATAATAACATGGCATTTACCACAAAAGATAGAGATCATGACAAATATCGTCGTGCAAACTGTGCTGTGTCGTTCACTAGTGCCTGGTGGTATAATCGTTGCCAGTACTCCAATCTAAACGGTAAATACTTGGGAAATAAAGAAGATAAACGAGGAATCCGGTGGAACGGATTCAGAGGCACTCTTTCATTGAAATTCATTGAAATGAAACTGAGGCCATCATCTTA TATGGTTCAAATAGAAGGAATTTTCAAAGTTATCCAAG GATACGTGGAGGTATTTAGTAAATCTTCTCTTCCTCAAAGAGTACTGCGTCGTAATATGTCTACAAAGAAGCAGAATTTGCCTTCCTTCGCGTCGATCGTTTCTGTTCTGTCAATAGTATTTTATTGCGCTGGATTTCTAAGGATTGAATTTGAATTGAGCGAGTACAAGAACAGAATTGATTCTCTTGAGAGAGCTTCTGGAAATCAGCCACGCACAAGCGAACCCAGCCATGCACCGACAACAAAGAATGTTCCTGATAGAG AGCTTGAGTTTTTCAGAGTGAAAAGACGTCATGTAGAGTCAACTCATTCTTCCTGCATGTCTTGTAGCCCAGGTCCTCCCGGTCCACCAGGACCGAAAGGAGAAAAAGGTTCGAGGGGAAGCAGAGGCCGAAGGGGAAAAAACGGAAATAAAGGAGATCAAGGAATTATGGGATCACCTGGGAGGAGTGGTAAGCAGGGTATCATGGGACCTCGAGGAATAAttggacaaaaaggaaaaaaaggagacGTGGGACCGCTAGGCATGCCTGGAGCTAAAGGGGAACCTGGTGAATCAATTTCAGCTCCAGCGGTTTCTGTTTCCCCCGCAAAGTTGACAGTGAACGAAGGAAGCTCAGCCTCGTTTCAGTGTTCAGTCTCCGGAAATCCTGAGCCTGCAGTAACGTGGAGCAGAGTGAACAGTGAGTCAGGGCTTAGCCAGTCAGCGGTATCTGGAGGAATGTTTAGGTTGCGAAATGTAAAAGGAAGTGACTCGGCTATTTATCGTTGTTCAGCTACAAACATCCTTGGAAATGCTCATCAAGACACCCAACTGGTAGTAAATG TCCGTCCAACAGTTTCCATTCATCCGGGACCTCTTCACGCCATTGAAGGAAGTGACGTCACTCTTCCAACATGCAGCGTGACTGGTCATCCCTCACCGGTAGTCACCTGGAGTAAGTCGTTCGGTCAGCTACCTCAGGGCAGGGTAGAGGGTAATAACAGTGTTTTATCACTTCGTGATGTCCAAAAAAGTGATTCTGCTGACTACTTCTGTGAGGCAACTAACAAGTTGGGGAAAGATGTTCAGAAGACTCTCTTAGTTGTGGTTTCGTTTCCTCGGTTTACTGTTACGCCGCCTGCCAAGATTGTGGGATCTATTGGGGCCAACATGACTTTGAACTGCAGCGCTACTGGTGATCCTCAACCAGTCATCAGCTGGAAAAGACAAGGCTCTCAACTGCCAGCTGGACGAAGCCAGCAGATTGATGGCGCGTTAGTCATCAAAGATGTTCAAAAAGAGGATGCAGGAAATTACATTTGCGTTGCAACCAGCGCTAGCGTTTTTGATGTGGAGAGAGTAACTTACGTAGAACTTCAAGAGCCCAAAG CTGCAGACTGCTCAGATCTTTTGAAATCAGGACAAACTCAGAGTGGAGTTTACTCTATTGACCCAGACGGTAAAGGATCCTTTGATGTTTATTGTGACATGCGCACAGACGGTGGAGGATGGACCGTGTTTCAGAGAAGACAAGATGGCTCGGTAGACTTCTATCAGGGATGGAACGATTACAAATCAGGCTTTGGTAATCTGAGGGCTGAGTTCTGGTTAGGAAACGACAAGATCCACAGGTTGACTGCCTCTAGAGTCAGCTGCTCTCTTCGAGTGGAGCTGGAGGATTGGAACGGAGTCAGAGTGTATGCCAAATACGGTGGGTTTAACATCGGTGACGAGCAGGCAAAGTATCGACTTGAAGTGAATTCATATTCAGGGACAGCAGGAGGAGATTCTTTAGCTTATCAtaataacatggcatttagCACAAAAGATAGAGATTATGACAATTACAGTGGAAACTGTGCTGTGTCGTTTACTGGTGCCTGGTGGTACAATGCGTGCCACAACGCTAATCTTAACGGTAAATACCTGGGAAATAAACGAGACAACCGAGGAATCCGGTGGAGTGCATTCAGAGGCTCTCTTTCATTGAAATCTATTGAAATGAAACTGAGGTCATCATCTTAG
- the LOC136926568 gene encoding coadhesin-like yields the protein MLETVRKLISKYNVGPDQTRVSIVTFAKQAEIRVSFDDDNYQSQKGLNNLIDEMIKKDKLKGTTRTDVALETVGKDVFNSKKGDRPDAPNVMILFTDGATNPKSKPYSQVIPPLVDKGVHRIAVGIGKDIKSSELEEIAGDPNRVVNAKSFSALENQLAKIREITCSIDGGYTAWSQWSKCSATCGGGARSHSRTCTNPPPKNKGKSCEEQKNLGPAMESEACNTQKCGTDGGYSGWSDWSACSVTCGGGLMWKHRQCNNPKPSGDGKTCKEQNLGADKESKACNTQKCGTDGGYSKWSDWSACSVTCGGGLMWKRRQCNSPKPSGDGKTCKEQNLGPDKQSKACNTQKCGTDGGYSKWSDWSDCSVTCGGGLMWKRRQCNNPKPSGDGKTCKEQGLGPAKRSKACNTQKCGVDGNWSSWGKPGPCDKTCGGGVRKIKRTCTNPPPSGDGKKCKGLSIKTKSCNTQQCPPPPPPPCKEHLDVGIILDSSNSIAPADYQKALAFLQRLVDRLQISERGTHMAILLYSWEAHTIHKFTDAQTANSLKNAIKALPHIRGGTRTDRALELAGQDFFGWMETGDRPDVPNVLLVLTDGDTNEGSKPFPQVLPPLKTARVRRIAVGIGKDIHSDELQEIAGNSDDVIKVISYSHLVSKLENIMDLACKNQHPGSCGSWGSYESCSKTCGSGFKIRRRSCPGNSLHLTLQKTICNTNLCPGQRPCQDSLSNCPTMASAGQCWKKAVGQDFQQTFTLWNQCKKSCRRCNVDPQCQDNDPYKCPWLTAKKPSVCSWALKYKCKKSCGTCKGDGGKPSVGGWGGGHYGGGGGRPGGWGGGHYGGGGGRPGGWGGRRPGGGGHHGGRGHGGWGRGRK from the exons ATGTTGGAAACGGTCCGCAAGCTTATATCCAAATACAACGTAGGTCCGGATCAAACCCGTGTTTCCATAGTTACATTCGCTAAACAAGCGGAGATTCGAGTGAGCTTCGATGACGACAATTATCAAAGCCAGAAAGGGTTGAACAATCTCATCGACGAGATGATCAAAAAAGACAAATTGAAGGGGACGACGCGTACAGACGTTGCATTGGAGACAGTCGGCAAGGATGTATTCAACTCTAAAAAAGGAGACCGACCTGATGCTCCAAATGTCATGATTTTATTCACGGATGGTGCGACCAACCCGAAGTCAAAGCCGTACAGCCAAGTTATCCCGCCACTTGTG GATAAAGGTGTGCATAGAATCGCCGTTGGAATTGGTAAAGATATAAAGTCCTCAGAACTTGAGGAAATAGCTGGAGACCCTAATCGCGTTGTCAATGCCAAAAGTTTTAGCGCGCTAGAAAATCAGTTGGCCAAAATCCGCGAAATCACTTGTA GTATCGATGGAGGATATACCGCCTGGAGTCAATGGTCAAAGTGTTCTGCAACATGCGGTGGTGGTGCACGGTCTCATTCCAGAACCTGCACCAATCCTCCGccaaagaacaaaggaaaatcaTGCGAAGAACAAAAGAATCTTGGACCTGCGATGGAGTCAGAAGCTTGTAATACTCAGAAATGCG GTACCGATGGAGGATATTCAGGGTGGAGTGACTGGAGTGCTTGTTCTGTTACCTGCGGCGGTGGTTTGATGTGGAAGCATAGACAATGTAATAATCCGAAACCAAGCGGCGATGGAAAAACTTGCAAAGAACAGAATCTTGGTGCTGACAAGGAATCAAAAGCCTGCAATACTCAGAAATGTG GTACTGATGGAGGATATTCAAAATGGAGTGATTGGAGTGCTTGTTCTGTTACCTGTGGCGGTGGTTTGATGTGGAAGCGCAGACAGTGTAACAGTCCGAAACCAAGCGGTGACGGAAAAACTTGCAAAGAACAGAATCTTGGTCCTGACAAGCAATCAAAAGCTTGCAATACTCAGAAATGCG GTACTGATGGAGGATATTCGAAGTGGAGTGATTGGAGTGATTGCTCTGTAACCTGCGGCGGTGGTTTGATGTGGAAGCGCAGACAGTGTAACAATCCGAAACCAAGCGGTGATGGAAAAACTTGCAAAGAACAGGGTCTTGGTCCTGCCAAGCGATCAAAAGCTTGCAATACTCAGAAATGCG GTGTCGATGGAAACTGGTCCTCTTGGGGTAAACCAGGTCCCTGTGACAAGACGTGTGGGGGAGGTGTAAGAAAGATAAAGCGAACATGTACCAATCCACCGCCGTCAGGTGACGGGAAGAAGTGCAAAGGACTAAGCATAAAAACGAAGAGCTGCAACACTCAGCAAT GTCCGCCGCCGCCACCGCCCCCGTGTAAAGAACATCTCGACGTTGGCATAATTCTAGACTCGTCAAACAGCATCGCACCTGCGGATTATCAAAAAGCACTTGCTTTCTTACAGAGACTCGTTGACAGACTTCAAATCAGTGAGCGTGGTACACACATGGCAATATTATTATACAGTTGGGAGGCGCACACCATCCACAA GTTTACGGACGCACAGACTGCAAACTCCCTGAAAAATGCCATAAAAGCATTGCCTCACATTCGAGGTGGCACCAGGACAGACAGAGCCTTGGAACTTGCGGGCCAAGATTTTTTTGGCTGGATGGAAACTGGAGACAGGCCAGATGTACCTAACGTGCTACTCGTTCTTACTGATGGAGATACCAACGAAGGAAGCAAACCATTTCCACAAGTCCTGCCTCCTCTTAAG ACTGCCAGGGTGCGAAGAATTGCCGTTGGCATTGGAAAAGACATCCACAGTGATGAACTTCAAGAGATTGCCGGCAATAGCGATGACGTCATAAAAGTAATTTCATACAGCCACCTGGTCAGCAAATTAGAGAATATCATGGATCTGGCATGTAAAAATCAACATCCAG GATCGTGTGGTTCCTGGGGTTCTTATGAAAGCTGTAGCAAGACCTGTGGATCTGGTTTCAAGATTCGCCGAAGAAGTTGTCCAGGGAACAGCCTTCATTTGACTCTGCAGAAAACAATCTGCAACACCAACCTGTGTCCAGGACAGC GACCTTGCCAAGACAGTCTTTCAAATTGTCCTACAATGGCGTCAGCCGGACAGTGCTGGAAGAAAGCAGTCGGACAGGATTTTCAACAGACTTTTACTCTATGGAATCAATGCAAGAAGAGCTGTCGTAGATGTAACG TTGATCCTCAGTGCCAAGACAACGATCCTTACAAGTGTCCATGGTTGACTGCCAAGAAACCATCTGTCTGTTCGTGGGCTTTGAAAT ACAAGTGTAAGAAAAGCTGCGGCACTTGTAAAG GTGATGGTGGGAAACCTAGCGTGGGTGGATGGGGAGGCGGACATTATGGTGGAGGTGGGGGAAGACCCGGTGGCTGGGGAGGCGGACATTATGGTGGAGGTGGGGGAAGACCCGGTGGCTGGGGAGGCAGACGTCCCGGGGGAGGCGGACACCATGGCGGGCGTGGACATGGAGGTTGGGGACGTGGGAGAAAATAA
- the LOC136926882 gene encoding threonylcarbamoyl-AMP synthase-like, with amino-acid sequence MNSSVKILNLSTNICQSYDGGSPKCENVLDTAVASLKNGNVIALPTDTIYGVAALAQSTEAVKKLYEIKKRHEEKPVAICVGNVEDVYIWGKVTIGEDVLQDLLPGPVTLVFERTEALNPELNPTTQLVGIRIPDHEFVRQLSLACNEPLALTSANVSTVGQSSLRIEEFKDIWSNLDLILDGGVIGLTEDCRKGSTVVNLSDSGKFSIIREGSAYNQTVSILSEKYGLEDCSS; translated from the exons ATGAATTCAAGCGTTAAAATTCTGAATCTTTCCACAAACATTTGCCAATCCTATGATG GTGGTTCCCCCAAGTGTGAAAATGTTTTGGATACTGCAGTTGCTTCACTGAAAAATGGTAATGTTATTGCTCTTCCTACTGACACTATTTACGGTGTGGCAGCACTTGCGCAGTCTACAGAAGCTGTCAAAAAACTGTATGAAATAAAGAAGAGACACGAAGAGAAACCTGTGGCAATCTGTGTTGGAAATGTAGAAGATGTTTATAT ATGGGGAAAAGTGACCATTGGTGAAGATGTTCTTCAAGACTTGCTCCCTGGCCCAGTTACACTAGTATTTGAAAGGACTGAAGCATTAAATCCAGAACTGAACCCAACAACACAACTTGTTGGGATAAGAATCCCAGATCATGAATTTGTTCGACAGCTGAGTTTAGCTTGCAATGAGCCCCTTGCACTCACAAGTGCAAATGTTAGTACGGTTGGACAAAGCAGTTTAAGAATTGAG GAATTCAAAGATATCTGGTCAAACCTTGATCTGATCCTTGATGGTGGTGTTATAGGATTGACAGAAGATTGCCGTAAGGGATCAACTGTAGTGAATTTGTCAGATTCTGGCAAGTTTTCCATCATTAGGGAAGGAAG TGCTTACAACCAAACTGTCAGCATCCTTAGTGAAAAATATGGCCTTGAGGATTGCAGCAGCTGA